Proteins encoded together in one Petrotoga sp. 9PWA.NaAc.5.4 window:
- a CDS encoding DUF2905 domain-containing protein: MQELSKFFLIVGILFVSIGIMLYFGVKLGRLPGDIIIKRDNFIIYFPITTMLLISGLISLISILIKRLF; the protein is encoded by the coding sequence ATGCAAGAATTAAGCAAGTTTTTTTTAATAGTTGGTATTTTGTTTGTTTCCATAGGGATTATGTTATATTTTGGGGTGAAATTAGGAAGATTGCCTGGCGATATAATAATAAAAAGAGATAATTTCATAATATATTTTCCAATAACTACAATGTTATTAATAAGCGGTTTGATTTCATTAATTTCAATTCTAATAAAAAGATTGTTTTAA